The following proteins come from a genomic window of Microtus ochrogaster isolate Prairie Vole_2 chromosome 7, MicOch1.0, whole genome shotgun sequence:
- the Tmc6 gene encoding transmembrane channel-like protein 6 isoform X1, with protein sequence MAQPLTLVLNVPETTGDEDLEPSPYEESEVHDSFHRLIQEQSLLVAEEGLELLPLAPDRGYQTLPRPEGAPTHSTATLRILASMPSRTIGRSRGAIISEYYNRTVKLRRRSSRPLLGNMVRCARPSLRLYDLELDHTILEEDEKRSLLVKELQGLSVAQRDHMVRNMPLSLGEKRWLRENSWSPKGKRRGQQDRGGAFSCSSRLRYSCILALHSLGLVLVSGLYAARPWRYALKQIGGQFGSSVLSYFIFLKTLLAFNVLMLLPLLGFLVGVQAAFPPDPPDPVPTCSGLELLTGRGCFTHTVMYYGYYSNSTLSQSCDSSRDSGRCSPGSGSLPYNMPLAYLFTVGAAFFITCITLVYSMSHSFGESYRVGSTKGIHALTVFCSWDYKVTQKRASRVQQDSICTQLKELLAVWQLQKHPRSACGQLWQAAMLALGGLLCLGTTVGCAAAVFTFSEVMMQRGQGVELLALPLVVSALNLGASYLFCGLATLERHDSPVLEVYMAICRSLILKTAVLGVLCYHWLGRRVATLQDGCWENFVGQELYRFLVVDFIFTLLDSLFGELVWRLISEKKLKRRQKPEFDIARNVLDLIYGQTLTWLGVLFSPLLPAVQILRLLFLFYVKKASLMANCQAPRRPWLASHMSTVFLTLLCFPSFLGAAVFLCYAVWQVKPSSTCGPFRTLNTMYEAGTVWVRRLEHAGSRGSWLPWLHHLLVENTFFLFLVSALLLAVIYLNIQVVKGQRKVICLLKEQIRNEGEDKIFLINKLHSVYEGEQNRRQKHSSSKASRSLLFCRSSGQLSWRLLEGQGQFEILSLTLPSGFP encoded by the exons ATGGCTCAGCCACTGACTTTAGTCCTCAATGTCCCAGAGACCACGGGGGACGAAGA CCTGGAACCCAGCCCCTATGAAGAGAGTGAAGTGCACGACTCCTTCCACCGGCTCATTCAAGAGCAGAGTCTTCTGGTCGCCGAGGAGGGGCTGGAGCTGCTGCCCCTGGCTCCAG ACAGAGGTTACCAGACCCTCCCGAGGCCTGAAGGTGCCCCCACCCACAGCACGGCCACTCTCCGCATCTTGGCCAGCATGCCAAGTCGCACCATTG GTCGCAGCCGCGGGGCCATCATCTCCGAGTACTACAACCGCACAGTGAAGCTGCGGCGCAGGAGTAGCCGGCCTCTGCTGGGGAACATGGTGCGCTGTGCCCGGCCCAGCCTTCGCCTGTATGACCTGGAGCTGGACCACACCATCTTGGAGGAGGATG AGAAGCGGAGCCTGCTAGTGAAGGAGCTTCAGGGTCTGTCGGTGGCCCAGCGGGACCACATGGTCCGGAACATGCCTTTGAGCCTGGGTGAGAAGCGCTGGCTTCG AGAGAATAGTTGGAGcccaaagggaaagaggagaggccaGCAGGACCGAGGTGGGGCCTTCTCCTGCTCCAGCAGGCTCAGATACAGCTGCATTCTG GCTCTGCACAGCCTGGGGCTGGTGCTGGTCTCAGGACTGTATGCTGCCAGGCCATGGCGCTATGCTCTGAAGCAGATTGGCGGCCAGTTTGGCTCCAGCGTCCTCTCCTACTTCATCTTCCTCAAGACCTTATTGGCCTTCAATGTGCTGATGTTGCTGCCTTTGCTGGGCTTCCTCGTGGGTGTGCAGGCTGCCTTCCCGCCTGACCCACCAGACCCGGTCCCTACCTGCTCTGGTCTAGAACTCCTCACAGGCAGG GGCTGCTTCACGCACACCGTCATGTACTACGGCTACTACAGTAACAGCACGCTGAGCCAGTCATGTGACTCCTCACGGGACAGTGGCCGGTGCAGCCCCGGGTCGGGCAGCCTGCCCTATAACATGCCGCTGGCCTACCTCTTCACGGTGGGGGCCGCCTTCTTCATTACCTGCATCACTCTGGTGTACAG CATGTCCCACTCCTTCGGGGAAAGCTACCGGGTCGGGAGCACCAAAGGCATCCATGCTCTTACGGTCTTCTGCTCCTGGGACTACAAGGTGACTCAGAAGCGGGCCTCCCGTGTGCAGCAGGACAGCATCTGCACCCAGCTGAAG gagctgctggctgTGTGGCAACTGCAGAAGCACCCCCGGAGTGCATGCGGGCAGCTGTGGCAGGCTGCCATGCTAGCTCTGGGAGGGCTGCTGTGTCTGGGCACCACGGTGGGTTGTGCAGCGGCTGTCTTCACCTTCTCAGAGGTCATGATGCAG CGTGGCCAGGGGGTGGAgctgctggccctgcccctggTAGTCAGTGCCCTTAATCTGGGTGCCTCCTACCTGTTCTGTGGCCTGGCCACTCTGGAGCGACATGACTCCCCTGTGTTGGAGGTATACATGGCCATCTGCAG GAGTCTCATCCTGAAGACGGCTGTCCTGGGCGTGCTTTGCTATCACTGGCTGGGCCGCAGGGTGGCTACATTGCAGGACGGGTGCTGGGAGAACTTTGTGGGCCAGGAGCTGTACCGCTTCCTGGTGGTGGATTTCATCTTCACGCTCTTGGACTCCCTTTTCGGGGAGCTGGTGTGGAG GCTCATCTCCGAGAAGAAGCtcaagaggaggcagaagcccGAGTTTGATATTGCTAGGAATGTTCTGGACCTGATTTATGGGCAGACACTGACCTG GTTGGGTGTCCTGTTCTCACCGCTCCTGCCCGCAGTGCAGATACTCCGTCTGCTGTTCCTTTTCTATGTCAAAAAG GCAAGCCTGATGGCCAACTGCCAGGCCCCTCGCAGGCCCTGGCTGGCATCACACATGAGCACCGTCTTCCTCACCCTGCTCTGCTTCCCGTCGTTCCTGGGCGCAGCTGTTTTTCTCTGCTATGCTGTCTGGCA GGTGAAGCCCTCAAGCACTTGTGGCCCCTTCCGAACTCTGAATACCATGTATGAGGCAGGCACGGTCTGGGTGCGTCGTCTGGAGCATGCTGGCTCCAGGGGCTCCTGGCTGCCATGGCTGCACCACCTCCTGGTGGAGaatactttcttccttttcctggtgTCGGCCCTGTTACT GGCTGTCATCTACCTCAACATCCAGGTGGTGAAAGGGCAAAGGAAGGTCATTTGCCTGCTCAAGGAACAGATCCGGAAT GAGGGAGAGGACAAGATCTTCCTGATCAACAAGCTTCACTCTGTTTACGAGGGGGAGCAGAACAG GAGACAAAAACACAGCAGCTCCAAGGCTAGCCGTAGTCTGCTCTTCTGCCGAAGCTCTGGTCAGCTGAGCTGGAGGTTGCTGGAAGGCCAAGGGCAGTTTGAAATCCTGAGTCTCACTCTTCCCTCTGGATTCCCATGA
- the Tmc6 gene encoding transmembrane channel-like protein 6 isoform X4 codes for MAQPLTLVLNVPETTGDEDLEPSPYEESEVHDSFHRLIQEQSLLVAEEGLELLPLAPDRGYQTLPRPEGAPTHSTATLRILASMPSRTIGRSRGAIISEYYNRTVKLRRRSSRPLLGNMVRCARPSLRLYDLELDHTILEEDEKRSLLVKELQGLSVAQRDHMVRNMPLSLGEKRWLRENSWSPKGKRRGQQDRGGAFSCSSRLRYSCILALHSLGLVLVSGLYAARPWRYALKQIGGQFGSSVLSYFIFLKTLLAFNVLMLLPLLGFLVGVQAAFPPDPPDPVPTCSGLELLTGRGCFTHTVMYYGYYSNSTLSQSCDSSRDSGRCSPGSGSLPYNMPLAYLFTVGAAFFITCITLVYSMSHSFGESYRVGSTKGIHALTVFCSWDYKVTQKRASRVQQDSICTQLKELLAVWQLQKHPRSACGQLWQAAMLALGGLLCLGTTVGCAAAVFTFSEVMMQRGQGVELLALPLVVSALNLGASYLFCGLATLERHDSPVLEVYMAICRSLILKTAVLGVLCYHWLGRRVATLQDGCWENFVGQELYRFLVVDFIFTLLDSLFGELVWRLISEKKLKRRQKPEFDIARNVLDLIYGQTLTWLGVLFSPLLPAVQILRLLFLFYVKKASLMANCQAPRRPWLASHMSTVFLTLLCFPSFLGAAVFLCYAVWQVKPSSTCGPFRTLNTMYEAGTVWVRRLEHAGSRGSWLPWLHHLLVENTFFLFLVSALLLAVIYLNIQVVKGQRKVICLLKEQIRNETKTQQLQG; via the exons ATGGCTCAGCCACTGACTTTAGTCCTCAATGTCCCAGAGACCACGGGGGACGAAGA CCTGGAACCCAGCCCCTATGAAGAGAGTGAAGTGCACGACTCCTTCCACCGGCTCATTCAAGAGCAGAGTCTTCTGGTCGCCGAGGAGGGGCTGGAGCTGCTGCCCCTGGCTCCAG ACAGAGGTTACCAGACCCTCCCGAGGCCTGAAGGTGCCCCCACCCACAGCACGGCCACTCTCCGCATCTTGGCCAGCATGCCAAGTCGCACCATTG GTCGCAGCCGCGGGGCCATCATCTCCGAGTACTACAACCGCACAGTGAAGCTGCGGCGCAGGAGTAGCCGGCCTCTGCTGGGGAACATGGTGCGCTGTGCCCGGCCCAGCCTTCGCCTGTATGACCTGGAGCTGGACCACACCATCTTGGAGGAGGATG AGAAGCGGAGCCTGCTAGTGAAGGAGCTTCAGGGTCTGTCGGTGGCCCAGCGGGACCACATGGTCCGGAACATGCCTTTGAGCCTGGGTGAGAAGCGCTGGCTTCG AGAGAATAGTTGGAGcccaaagggaaagaggagaggccaGCAGGACCGAGGTGGGGCCTTCTCCTGCTCCAGCAGGCTCAGATACAGCTGCATTCTG GCTCTGCACAGCCTGGGGCTGGTGCTGGTCTCAGGACTGTATGCTGCCAGGCCATGGCGCTATGCTCTGAAGCAGATTGGCGGCCAGTTTGGCTCCAGCGTCCTCTCCTACTTCATCTTCCTCAAGACCTTATTGGCCTTCAATGTGCTGATGTTGCTGCCTTTGCTGGGCTTCCTCGTGGGTGTGCAGGCTGCCTTCCCGCCTGACCCACCAGACCCGGTCCCTACCTGCTCTGGTCTAGAACTCCTCACAGGCAGG GGCTGCTTCACGCACACCGTCATGTACTACGGCTACTACAGTAACAGCACGCTGAGCCAGTCATGTGACTCCTCACGGGACAGTGGCCGGTGCAGCCCCGGGTCGGGCAGCCTGCCCTATAACATGCCGCTGGCCTACCTCTTCACGGTGGGGGCCGCCTTCTTCATTACCTGCATCACTCTGGTGTACAG CATGTCCCACTCCTTCGGGGAAAGCTACCGGGTCGGGAGCACCAAAGGCATCCATGCTCTTACGGTCTTCTGCTCCTGGGACTACAAGGTGACTCAGAAGCGGGCCTCCCGTGTGCAGCAGGACAGCATCTGCACCCAGCTGAAG gagctgctggctgTGTGGCAACTGCAGAAGCACCCCCGGAGTGCATGCGGGCAGCTGTGGCAGGCTGCCATGCTAGCTCTGGGAGGGCTGCTGTGTCTGGGCACCACGGTGGGTTGTGCAGCGGCTGTCTTCACCTTCTCAGAGGTCATGATGCAG CGTGGCCAGGGGGTGGAgctgctggccctgcccctggTAGTCAGTGCCCTTAATCTGGGTGCCTCCTACCTGTTCTGTGGCCTGGCCACTCTGGAGCGACATGACTCCCCTGTGTTGGAGGTATACATGGCCATCTGCAG GAGTCTCATCCTGAAGACGGCTGTCCTGGGCGTGCTTTGCTATCACTGGCTGGGCCGCAGGGTGGCTACATTGCAGGACGGGTGCTGGGAGAACTTTGTGGGCCAGGAGCTGTACCGCTTCCTGGTGGTGGATTTCATCTTCACGCTCTTGGACTCCCTTTTCGGGGAGCTGGTGTGGAG GCTCATCTCCGAGAAGAAGCtcaagaggaggcagaagcccGAGTTTGATATTGCTAGGAATGTTCTGGACCTGATTTATGGGCAGACACTGACCTG GTTGGGTGTCCTGTTCTCACCGCTCCTGCCCGCAGTGCAGATACTCCGTCTGCTGTTCCTTTTCTATGTCAAAAAG GCAAGCCTGATGGCCAACTGCCAGGCCCCTCGCAGGCCCTGGCTGGCATCACACATGAGCACCGTCTTCCTCACCCTGCTCTGCTTCCCGTCGTTCCTGGGCGCAGCTGTTTTTCTCTGCTATGCTGTCTGGCA GGTGAAGCCCTCAAGCACTTGTGGCCCCTTCCGAACTCTGAATACCATGTATGAGGCAGGCACGGTCTGGGTGCGTCGTCTGGAGCATGCTGGCTCCAGGGGCTCCTGGCTGCCATGGCTGCACCACCTCCTGGTGGAGaatactttcttccttttcctggtgTCGGCCCTGTTACT GGCTGTCATCTACCTCAACATCCAGGTGGTGAAAGGGCAAAGGAAGGTCATTTGCCTGCTCAAGGAACAGATCCGGAAT GAGACAAAAACACAGCAGCTCCAAGGCTAG
- the Tmc6 gene encoding transmembrane channel-like protein 6 isoform X2: protein MAQPLTLVLNVPETTGDEDLEPSPYEESEVHDSFHRLIQEQSLLVAEEGLELLPLAPDRGYQTLPRPEGAPTHSTATLRILASMPSRTIGRSRGAIISEYYNRTVKLRRRSSRPLLGNMVRCARPSLRLYDLELDHTILEEDEKRSLLVKELQGLSVAQRDHMVRNMPLSLGEKRWLRENSWSPKGKRRGQQDRGGAFSCSSRLRYSCILALHSLGLVLVSGLYAARPWRYALKQIGGQFGSSVLSYFIFLKTLLAFNVLMLLPLLGFLVGVQAAFPPDPPDPVPTCSGLELLTGRGCFTHTVMYYGYYSNSTLSQSCDSSRDSGRCSPGSGSLPYNMPLAYLFTVGAAFFITCITLVYSMSHSFGESYRVGSTKGIHALTVFCSWDYKVTQKRASRVQQDSICTQLKELLAVWQLQKHPRSACGQLWQAAMLALGGLLCLGTTVGCAAAVFTFSEVMMQRGQGVELLALPLVVSALNLGASYLFCGLATLERHDSPVLEVYMAICRSLILKTAVLGVLCYHWLGRRVATLQDGCWENFVGQELYRFLVVDFIFTLLDSLFGELVWRLISEKKLKRRQKPEFDIARNVLDLIYGQTLTWLGVLFSPLLPAVQILRLLFLFYVKKASLMANCQAPRRPWLASHMSTVFLTLLCFPSFLGAAVFLCYAVWQVKPSSTCGPFRTLNTMYEAGTVWVRRLEHAGSRGSWLPWLHHLLVENTFFLFLVSALLLAVIYLNIQVVKGQRKVICLLKEQIRNEGEDKIFLINKLHSVYEGEQNRPEEATTSSAQFVDGGDSHHDPAGRDLDTALE, encoded by the exons ATGGCTCAGCCACTGACTTTAGTCCTCAATGTCCCAGAGACCACGGGGGACGAAGA CCTGGAACCCAGCCCCTATGAAGAGAGTGAAGTGCACGACTCCTTCCACCGGCTCATTCAAGAGCAGAGTCTTCTGGTCGCCGAGGAGGGGCTGGAGCTGCTGCCCCTGGCTCCAG ACAGAGGTTACCAGACCCTCCCGAGGCCTGAAGGTGCCCCCACCCACAGCACGGCCACTCTCCGCATCTTGGCCAGCATGCCAAGTCGCACCATTG GTCGCAGCCGCGGGGCCATCATCTCCGAGTACTACAACCGCACAGTGAAGCTGCGGCGCAGGAGTAGCCGGCCTCTGCTGGGGAACATGGTGCGCTGTGCCCGGCCCAGCCTTCGCCTGTATGACCTGGAGCTGGACCACACCATCTTGGAGGAGGATG AGAAGCGGAGCCTGCTAGTGAAGGAGCTTCAGGGTCTGTCGGTGGCCCAGCGGGACCACATGGTCCGGAACATGCCTTTGAGCCTGGGTGAGAAGCGCTGGCTTCG AGAGAATAGTTGGAGcccaaagggaaagaggagaggccaGCAGGACCGAGGTGGGGCCTTCTCCTGCTCCAGCAGGCTCAGATACAGCTGCATTCTG GCTCTGCACAGCCTGGGGCTGGTGCTGGTCTCAGGACTGTATGCTGCCAGGCCATGGCGCTATGCTCTGAAGCAGATTGGCGGCCAGTTTGGCTCCAGCGTCCTCTCCTACTTCATCTTCCTCAAGACCTTATTGGCCTTCAATGTGCTGATGTTGCTGCCTTTGCTGGGCTTCCTCGTGGGTGTGCAGGCTGCCTTCCCGCCTGACCCACCAGACCCGGTCCCTACCTGCTCTGGTCTAGAACTCCTCACAGGCAGG GGCTGCTTCACGCACACCGTCATGTACTACGGCTACTACAGTAACAGCACGCTGAGCCAGTCATGTGACTCCTCACGGGACAGTGGCCGGTGCAGCCCCGGGTCGGGCAGCCTGCCCTATAACATGCCGCTGGCCTACCTCTTCACGGTGGGGGCCGCCTTCTTCATTACCTGCATCACTCTGGTGTACAG CATGTCCCACTCCTTCGGGGAAAGCTACCGGGTCGGGAGCACCAAAGGCATCCATGCTCTTACGGTCTTCTGCTCCTGGGACTACAAGGTGACTCAGAAGCGGGCCTCCCGTGTGCAGCAGGACAGCATCTGCACCCAGCTGAAG gagctgctggctgTGTGGCAACTGCAGAAGCACCCCCGGAGTGCATGCGGGCAGCTGTGGCAGGCTGCCATGCTAGCTCTGGGAGGGCTGCTGTGTCTGGGCACCACGGTGGGTTGTGCAGCGGCTGTCTTCACCTTCTCAGAGGTCATGATGCAG CGTGGCCAGGGGGTGGAgctgctggccctgcccctggTAGTCAGTGCCCTTAATCTGGGTGCCTCCTACCTGTTCTGTGGCCTGGCCACTCTGGAGCGACATGACTCCCCTGTGTTGGAGGTATACATGGCCATCTGCAG GAGTCTCATCCTGAAGACGGCTGTCCTGGGCGTGCTTTGCTATCACTGGCTGGGCCGCAGGGTGGCTACATTGCAGGACGGGTGCTGGGAGAACTTTGTGGGCCAGGAGCTGTACCGCTTCCTGGTGGTGGATTTCATCTTCACGCTCTTGGACTCCCTTTTCGGGGAGCTGGTGTGGAG GCTCATCTCCGAGAAGAAGCtcaagaggaggcagaagcccGAGTTTGATATTGCTAGGAATGTTCTGGACCTGATTTATGGGCAGACACTGACCTG GTTGGGTGTCCTGTTCTCACCGCTCCTGCCCGCAGTGCAGATACTCCGTCTGCTGTTCCTTTTCTATGTCAAAAAG GCAAGCCTGATGGCCAACTGCCAGGCCCCTCGCAGGCCCTGGCTGGCATCACACATGAGCACCGTCTTCCTCACCCTGCTCTGCTTCCCGTCGTTCCTGGGCGCAGCTGTTTTTCTCTGCTATGCTGTCTGGCA GGTGAAGCCCTCAAGCACTTGTGGCCCCTTCCGAACTCTGAATACCATGTATGAGGCAGGCACGGTCTGGGTGCGTCGTCTGGAGCATGCTGGCTCCAGGGGCTCCTGGCTGCCATGGCTGCACCACCTCCTGGTGGAGaatactttcttccttttcctggtgTCGGCCCTGTTACT GGCTGTCATCTACCTCAACATCCAGGTGGTGAAAGGGCAAAGGAAGGTCATTTGCCTGCTCAAGGAACAGATCCGGAAT GAGGGAGAGGACAAGATCTTCCTGATCAACAAGCTTCACTCTGTTTACGAGGGGGAGCAGAACAG GCCTGAGGAGGCCACTACATCATCTGCCCAGTTTGTGGATGGAGGGGACAGTCACCACGACCCTGCAGGCAGAGACTTGGACACAGCACTAGAGTAA
- the Tmc6 gene encoding transmembrane channel-like protein 6 isoform X3 has product MAQPLTLVLNVPETTGDEDLEPSPYEESEVHDSFHRLIQEQSLLVAEEGLELLPLAPDRGYQTLPRPEGAPTHSTATLRILASMPSRTIGRSRGAIISEYYNRTVKLRRRSSRPLLGNMVRCARPSLRLYDLELDHTILEEDEKRSLLVKELQGLSVAQRDHMVRNMPLSLGEKRWLRENSWSPKGKRRGQQDRGGAFSCSSRLRYSCILALHSLGLVLVSGLYAARPWRYALKQIGGQFGSSVLSYFIFLKTLLAFNVLMLLPLLGFLVGVQAAFPPDPPDPVPTCSGLELLTGRGCFTHTVMYYGYYSNSTLSQSCDSSRDSGRCSPGSGSLPYNMPLAYLFTVGAAFFITCITLVYSMSHSFGESYRVGSTKGIHALTVFCSWDYKVTQKRASRVQQDSICTQLKELLAVWQLQKHPRSACGQLWQAAMLALGGLLCLGTTVGCAAAVFTFSEVMMQRGQGVELLALPLVVSALNLGASYLFCGLATLERHDSPVLEVYMAICRSLILKTAVLGVLCYHWLGRRVATLQDGCWENFVGQELYRFLVVDFIFTLLDSLFGELVWRLISEKKLKRRQKPEFDIARNVLDLIYGQTLTWLGVLFSPLLPAVQILRLLFLFYVKKASLMANCQAPRRPWLASHMSTVFLTLLCFPSFLGAAVFLCYAVWQVKPSSTCGPFRTLNTMYEAGTVWVRRLEHAGSRGSWLPWLHHLLVENTFFLFLVSALLLAVIYLNIQVVKGQRKVICLLKEQIRNAWITNILSL; this is encoded by the exons ATGGCTCAGCCACTGACTTTAGTCCTCAATGTCCCAGAGACCACGGGGGACGAAGA CCTGGAACCCAGCCCCTATGAAGAGAGTGAAGTGCACGACTCCTTCCACCGGCTCATTCAAGAGCAGAGTCTTCTGGTCGCCGAGGAGGGGCTGGAGCTGCTGCCCCTGGCTCCAG ACAGAGGTTACCAGACCCTCCCGAGGCCTGAAGGTGCCCCCACCCACAGCACGGCCACTCTCCGCATCTTGGCCAGCATGCCAAGTCGCACCATTG GTCGCAGCCGCGGGGCCATCATCTCCGAGTACTACAACCGCACAGTGAAGCTGCGGCGCAGGAGTAGCCGGCCTCTGCTGGGGAACATGGTGCGCTGTGCCCGGCCCAGCCTTCGCCTGTATGACCTGGAGCTGGACCACACCATCTTGGAGGAGGATG AGAAGCGGAGCCTGCTAGTGAAGGAGCTTCAGGGTCTGTCGGTGGCCCAGCGGGACCACATGGTCCGGAACATGCCTTTGAGCCTGGGTGAGAAGCGCTGGCTTCG AGAGAATAGTTGGAGcccaaagggaaagaggagaggccaGCAGGACCGAGGTGGGGCCTTCTCCTGCTCCAGCAGGCTCAGATACAGCTGCATTCTG GCTCTGCACAGCCTGGGGCTGGTGCTGGTCTCAGGACTGTATGCTGCCAGGCCATGGCGCTATGCTCTGAAGCAGATTGGCGGCCAGTTTGGCTCCAGCGTCCTCTCCTACTTCATCTTCCTCAAGACCTTATTGGCCTTCAATGTGCTGATGTTGCTGCCTTTGCTGGGCTTCCTCGTGGGTGTGCAGGCTGCCTTCCCGCCTGACCCACCAGACCCGGTCCCTACCTGCTCTGGTCTAGAACTCCTCACAGGCAGG GGCTGCTTCACGCACACCGTCATGTACTACGGCTACTACAGTAACAGCACGCTGAGCCAGTCATGTGACTCCTCACGGGACAGTGGCCGGTGCAGCCCCGGGTCGGGCAGCCTGCCCTATAACATGCCGCTGGCCTACCTCTTCACGGTGGGGGCCGCCTTCTTCATTACCTGCATCACTCTGGTGTACAG CATGTCCCACTCCTTCGGGGAAAGCTACCGGGTCGGGAGCACCAAAGGCATCCATGCTCTTACGGTCTTCTGCTCCTGGGACTACAAGGTGACTCAGAAGCGGGCCTCCCGTGTGCAGCAGGACAGCATCTGCACCCAGCTGAAG gagctgctggctgTGTGGCAACTGCAGAAGCACCCCCGGAGTGCATGCGGGCAGCTGTGGCAGGCTGCCATGCTAGCTCTGGGAGGGCTGCTGTGTCTGGGCACCACGGTGGGTTGTGCAGCGGCTGTCTTCACCTTCTCAGAGGTCATGATGCAG CGTGGCCAGGGGGTGGAgctgctggccctgcccctggTAGTCAGTGCCCTTAATCTGGGTGCCTCCTACCTGTTCTGTGGCCTGGCCACTCTGGAGCGACATGACTCCCCTGTGTTGGAGGTATACATGGCCATCTGCAG GAGTCTCATCCTGAAGACGGCTGTCCTGGGCGTGCTTTGCTATCACTGGCTGGGCCGCAGGGTGGCTACATTGCAGGACGGGTGCTGGGAGAACTTTGTGGGCCAGGAGCTGTACCGCTTCCTGGTGGTGGATTTCATCTTCACGCTCTTGGACTCCCTTTTCGGGGAGCTGGTGTGGAG GCTCATCTCCGAGAAGAAGCtcaagaggaggcagaagcccGAGTTTGATATTGCTAGGAATGTTCTGGACCTGATTTATGGGCAGACACTGACCTG GTTGGGTGTCCTGTTCTCACCGCTCCTGCCCGCAGTGCAGATACTCCGTCTGCTGTTCCTTTTCTATGTCAAAAAG GCAAGCCTGATGGCCAACTGCCAGGCCCCTCGCAGGCCCTGGCTGGCATCACACATGAGCACCGTCTTCCTCACCCTGCTCTGCTTCCCGTCGTTCCTGGGCGCAGCTGTTTTTCTCTGCTATGCTGTCTGGCA GGTGAAGCCCTCAAGCACTTGTGGCCCCTTCCGAACTCTGAATACCATGTATGAGGCAGGCACGGTCTGGGTGCGTCGTCTGGAGCATGCTGGCTCCAGGGGCTCCTGGCTGCCATGGCTGCACCACCTCCTGGTGGAGaatactttcttccttttcctggtgTCGGCCCTGTTACT GGCTGTCATCTACCTCAACATCCAGGTGGTGAAAGGGCAAAGGAAGGTCATTTGCCTGCTCAAGGAACAGATCCGGAAT GCTTGGATCACAAATATCCTTTCTCTTTGa